The Manis javanica isolate MJ-LG chromosome 2, MJ_LKY, whole genome shotgun sequence genome contains a region encoding:
- the LOC140847898 gene encoding ankyrin repeat domain-containing protein 26-like — protein MQMELRIKDLELQLSKKISQEDSIRAELEKYKQLHQEEVNTTLSLAKQLDKITVKLAEINSKHREKEMDTFFAKMEQEFDKNITRAQKEDAAKFEFESSIAAPLGSMDGLTPTQALLLKTSQEYAQILRKNYMI, from the exons ATGCAAATGGAACTCAGAATTAAAGATCTGGAACTTCaactctccaaaaaaatttctcaaGAAGATTCCATTAGAGCTGAAttggagaaatataaacaattacaCCAAGAAGAAGTAAATACCACCCTGTCATTGGCAAAGCAACTAGACAA GATTACTGTGAAGTTAGCAGAGATCAATAGCAAAcatagagagaaggaaatggacacaTTCTTTGCCAAG atggagcaagaatttgacaaaaatataacTAGAGCACAAAAAGAAG atgctgctaaatttgaatttgaatcctcTATAGCTGCTCCTCTAGGATCTATGGATGGGTTAACTCCAACTCAAGCTCTACTTTTGAAGACGTCACAGGAATATGCACAGATTTTGAGGAAAAACTATATgatctga
- the LOC140847897 gene encoding ankyrin repeat domain-containing protein 26-like, whose amino-acid sequence MLKPETQAMKNQKEKKYLEDTEIIKEKDDLQKKTVIKETSTKVMFQYGGRLDFLTSENTMLHSKLQNEKASKERLETEVVSDNSRLSTATRDHEQSQASERELGFAFHSLRARKEWFLSSQEENMSILSRQLSKAEGKVSSLEIELSHTRDALREKTLDLESVQTDLSHIPCQKKNSEHKYENKQDKLNKYIRKQEFLENRLSQLQSENELLRQQLNTAQNKAKNELQTEREKCLTLEGRNKELLDDFNRLKERMKQGENEKRELEVLVRHKLQQEWADVEIQRFESESLLEAASYYTNERQDLKKRLNQALSQVCVKFNIPTVNL is encoded by the exons ATGCTAAAACCAGAAACACAagcaatgaaaaatcagaaagaaaagaaatatcttgaggacactgaaattataaaagaaaaagatgatcttcaaaagaaaacagtgattaaGGAAACATCTACAAAAGTAATGTTCCAGTATGGTGGACGGCTTGACTTCCTGACATCTGAGAATACAATGCTACATTCTAAGttgcagaatgaaaaagcaagcaaagaaaGATTGGAGACAGAAGTTGTATCAGACAATTCTAGACTGTCTACTGCTACCCGTGATCATGAGCAAAGTCAGGCATCAGAAAGAGAACTAGGATTTGCTTTCCATAGTCTTAGAGCAAGAAAAGAGTGGTTTCTGTCTAgtcaggaagaaaacatgagcattCTTTCTCGACAGCTTTCTAAAGCTGAAGGTAAAGTCAGTAGCCTGGAAATTGAGCTGAGTCACACCAGAGATGCCCTTAGAGAAAAGACTTTGGACTTAGAAAGTGTGCAAACAGACCTAAGCCACATACCCTGTCAAAAGAAGAACAGTGAACACAAGTATGAGAACAAACAAGataaactgaataaatacatcagaaagcAGGAGTTCTTAGAAAACAGATTATCTCAACTACAAAGTGAAAATGAGTTGCTCCGACAGCAACTGAATACTGCTCAGAACAAAGCTAAAAATGAACTCcaaactgaaagggaaaaatgtcttaccctagaaggaaggaataaagaattaCTCGATGATTTTAATCGtctcaaagaaagaatgaaacaaggtgaaaatgagaaaagagaactaGAA GTACTTGTGAGACACAAACTCCAACAAGAATGGGCTGACGTGGAAATACAACGATTTGAGTCAGAGAGTTTGCTAGAAGCTGCCTCCTACTATACCAATGAGAGACAGGACTTAAAGAAGAGATTAAATCAAGCCCTAAGTCAGGTATGTGTGAAATTTAACATACCAACAGTTAATCTATAG